Proteins encoded together in one Quercus lobata isolate SW786 chromosome 3, ValleyOak3.0 Primary Assembly, whole genome shotgun sequence window:
- the LOC115981736 gene encoding F-box/FBD/LRR-repeat protein At5g53840-like, whose translation MAGFSSKRRKIRQPDSEFPLLKCHKTQNDLEDWIGIGKLPDEILVSILSLLPMKQAIRTSVLARRWRYLWTSITHLEFDDLSVNYLLFSQPRSPSPTPFDMCAPLEPTYPPFLVKRRRFVDWVNQVLNLHKGSHVEEFSLEFSVYGHYFKSDIDSWINFAFQKRVKRLHLIFTCTWASTQRSYTLTPPMLRNYRLDSLVQLHLCYVEVTGEVLECFLSACPLLEFLSVSDSHVMNFKISGPSLKLKQLEITYCTLTSLDIYAVNLMSFKYVGNHECISWKHTPPLVNAHFGGPYASYIIKSFFQFQSYLSQLETLVLDLGFQKLTCFPKLPKLRNLKQLELQLNYRVFCLLLCTSLLRASPSLNRFKIKFFDLEKRTKEKMEIKKSKCKHKCLKVVKLSGFVGCGVDLEIARYILSHTLSLEKIIINPRHPFIVTTEDTDEHLKARSRARQHLEHILPQGTQLVVL comes from the exons ATGGCGGGGTTCTCAAGTAAGAGAAGGAAAATAAGGCAGCCTGATTCAGAGTTTCCTCTGCTCAAG tgtCACAAGACTCAAAATGACCTGGAGGATTGGATTGGTATTGGTAAATTGCCAGATGAAATACTTGTTTCCATTTTGTCTCTCTTACCTATGAAACAAGCAATTAGAACTAGTGTCCTCGCCCGCAGATGGCGGTATTTGTGGACTTCCATTACTCATTTAGAGTTTGATGATCTCAGCGTAAACTATCTATTGTTTTCTCAACCTCGATCGCCCTCTCCCACTCCCTTTGATATGTGTGCACCCTTAGAACCTACATACCCACCATTTCTTGTTAAAAGGAGGAGATTTGTTGATTGGGTCAATCAAGTATTGAATTTACATAAGGGTTCGCATGTAGAGGAATTCAGCCTTGAGTTTTCCGTGTATGGTCATTATTTTAAAAGTGATATTGATAGCTGGATAAACTTCGCTTTTCAAAAGAGAGTTAAAAGGCTTCATTTGATATTCACATGCACATGGGCTTCCACACAGAGGTCATACACTCTTACGCCTCCAATGCTTCGTAATTACAGACTCGATTCGTTAGTACAACTCCATCTGTGCTATGTGGAGGTGACCGGAGAAGTTCTCGAATGCTTTTTGTCTGCTTGCCCACTTCTTGAATTCTTATCTGTATCAGACTCGCATGtgatgaattttaaaatttccgGACCATCACTCAAGCTAAAGCAATTAGAGATAACTTACTGCACATTAACAAGTCTTGATATTTATGCTGTGAATCTTATGTCATTTAAATATGTGGGAAACCATGAATGCATTTCTTGGAAGCACACACCCCCACTTGTTAATGCACATTTTGGTGGGCCTTATGCCAGCTATATTATCAAGAGCTTTTTCCAGTTTCAAAGCTATCTGTCTCAGCTAGAGACACTGGTGTTGGACTTAGGGTTTCAG AAGTTAACCTGCTTTCCCAAACTGCCCAAATTAAGGAATCTTAAGCAATTGGAATTGCAACTGAATTACCGTGTGTTCTGCCTCCTCCTTTGCACATCCCTACTACGTGCGTCTCCTTCATTaaatagatttaaaattaaG TTCTTTGACTTGGAGAAACGTACGAAAGAAAAAATGGAGATTAAAAAGTCTAAATGTAAACATAAATGCCTCAAGGTGGTTAAATTAAGTGGCTTTGTTGGGTGTGGAGTTGATCTGGAGATTGCAAGGTACATATTGAGTCATACTTTGTCACTTGAAAAGATAATTATCAATCCCCGCCATCCATTTATAGTGACAACTGAGGATACTGATGAGCATCTAAAGGCAAGAAGTCGTGCTAGGCAACACCTTGAACATATATTACCTCAAGGAACACAATTAGTGGTACTCTAA
- the LOC115980134 gene encoding kelch-like protein 10, with translation MAIDWSRLDQRGSIPTLSPLSDNRTWSQPVIRGRRPSPRAFHSCTTVRDELFVFGGIDANNHFNDMRIFNTSSHRWRSPRVVGNIPERRKWHSATLYRKSLYIFGGSGRSRDNNDETYYRNVYMFHTARFVWKRIDTFGSLPSPRNSHICSYQLNRMIVVGGKDGHDSFCSDVYVMQGLTWRERRTSGRLLPPRAGHAAVNFGAKGTKLYIFGGYTNQFLYNDVYVLDIVTGVWTKVITTGGRPSHRAFMTGDSLDLQRFVFYGGFNGRSEVCDDMYYLHTAYVERFRIRDLYISPEDWQNGHEWFEGELSHCDILNFGFMGELWKEEKTFKETRNRVKAAIDRVKDSISRMKLLRLSRNQFVFQKIYSSIIKNLQKRQNRLALEKSLLSSALWEVRYEVGVVLEKLKPSEKSVLFINSRSSYEAAIRLRNKYECEAIFHFCCKEGEAKMMGKLAESAHQYGYPYTVSGDMGVMSNIKFSAAYPWGCKLRADERKMERIFEERAKDERPNRNANEGSGRNKNVKEEEERKEGPSSSHYSYNNH, from the exons ATGGCAATAGATTGGAGTAGGTTGGATCAAAGAGGTTCAATCCCCACCTTGTCCCCTCTTTCAG ATAATCGTACATGGAGCCAACCCGTAATTAGAGGCAGACGGCCCTCTCCGCGGGCCTTCCACAGCTGCACCACTGTTCGTGATGAACTATTTGTGTTTGGGGGTATAGATGCGAACAACCATTTCAATGATATGCGTATTTTCAACACTT CTTCTCATAGATGGAGATCCCCGCGTGTTGTCGGTAATATACCTGAGCGACGAAAATGGCACAGTGCAACGCTTTATCGTAAAAGTCTGTACATATTTGGTGGCAGTGGGAGATCTCGTGATAATAATGATGAGACATACTATAGAAATGTCTACATGTTCCATACAG CTCGTTTTGTATGGAAGCGTATTGATACATTTGGCAGTCTACCATCTCCTCGCAACAGCCATATCTGTTCATATCAACTAAACAGGATGATTGTGGTTGGTGGTAAAGATGGGCATGATTCCTTTTGTTCCGATGTCTATGTGATGCaag GTTTAACTTGGAGAGAGCGGCGAACTTCAGGACGTTTGTTGCCCCCTCGAGCTGGTCATGCAGCTGTTAACTTTGGTGCCAAAGGAACAAAGTTGTATATATTTGGGGGATATACGAATCAATTCCTATACAACGATGTCTATGTACTTGATATTG TTACCGGTGTATGGACAAAGGTGATCACGACAGGCGGTAGGCCTTCACATAGAGCTTTTATGACTGGTGACTCCTTGGATTTACAACGTTTTGTGTTCTACGGTGGTTTCAATGGGAGATCTGAAGTTTGTGATGACATGTACTACTTACACACAG CTTATGTTGAGAGATTTAGAATTCGTGACCTATACATCAGCCCGGAGGATTGGCAGAATGGACATGAATGGTTTGAAGGAGAACTGAGCCACTGTGACATTTTGAATTTTGGATTTATGGGAGAACTTTGGAAGGAGGAAAAAACGTTTAAGGAAACTCGTAATAGAGTTAAAGCAGCAATTGATAGGGTTAAAGATTCAATTAGTCGCATGAAATTATTGCGATTGTCTAGgaatcaatttgtttttcaaaagaTATACTCTAGTATCATAAAGAATCTCCAAAAACGCCAAAATCGTCTAGCATTAGAGAAAAGTTTGCTTTCATCCGCTTTATGGGAAGTGAGATATGAAGTGGGCGTTGTTTTGGAGAAACTGAAACCATCCGAAAAGAGTGTGCTCTTTATTAATAGCCGTTCATCTTATGAGGCAGCAATAAGATTGCGGAACAAATATGAATGCGAAGcaatatttcatttttgctGTAAAGAAGGGGAGGCGAAAATGATGGGGAAGTTGGCTGAGTCAGCTCACCAATATGGATATCCATATACTGTGAGCGGCGATATGGGTGTGATGTCTAATATAAAATTCTCTGCAGCATATCCGTGGGGATGCAAGTTGAGAGCGGATGAGAGAAAGATGGAAAGGATTTTTGAAGAGAGGGCAAAAGATGAGAGACCTAACAGGAATGCAAATGAGGGGAGTGGGAGaaacaaaaatgtaaaagaagaggaagagagaaaggagGGGCCATCAAGCTCCCACTACTCGTATAATAACCATTAA